A region from the Rhizoctonia solani chromosome 13, complete sequence genome encodes:
- a CDS encoding heat shock protein HSP20 family protein, with translation MSLTRILGDFEPLFRLVEEPRTHSQSRQGITHTQRQAVTEFSEEEKEYVVRAELPGVQKKDLDIHVGNDGRSLTIEGRVHRTNKPQTKESGEGKEVSKGNLDNNQTFNVNTDTSLEYLDASGPAETYEYRSTFSRTVWFPQAVEAKNARAKLEDGILTLNIPKREETGTQRISLL, from the coding sequence ATGTCTCTTACTCGTATCTTAGGTGATTTTGAGCCTCTTTTCCGCCTCGTTGAGGAGCCACGCACGCATTCCCAGTCCCGCCAGGGCATAACCCACACCCAACGACAGGCGGTCACCGAATTTTcggaggaagaaaaggagtACGTGGTACGCGCTGAGCTCCCAGGTGTTCAGAAGAAGGATCTAGATATCCACGTTGGTAACGACGGCCGCTCTTTAACCATCGAAGGTCGTGTTCATCGTACCAACAAGCCCCAGACAAAAGAGTCTGGCGAGGGCAAAGAGGTATCCAAAGGTAACTTGGATAATAACCAAACCTTCAACGTAAATACTGATACCTCTTTGGAATACTTAGACGCGTCTGGACCTGCTGAAACCTATGAATACCGCTCTACTTTTTCGCGCACGGTCTGGTTCCCACAGGCAGTCGAAGCCAAGAACGCACGAGCGAAACTAGAAGATGGCATCTTAACGTTGAATATTCCGAAGCGTGAGGAGACTGGAACCCAAAGGATTTCTTTGCTTTAA
- a CDS encoding carbohydrate-binding domain protein translates to MTPSAARLCCVPGPPVNPSSSRFTLPEARPIVKRTLVRVNQESLWFWIRKPFADSNIRKIHPKEPLLPTLVYLGSYSGTARTPSSHAFFSSVLTVSLVAVAAGLAINRGVDVDVETPIDIKEACRGLTIWHPDGFYRSGTTVRYHGHMWQCTRWNQGKENPEESDVWRDLGACDPDVKDGQMVLSKRSAPLEARDDDDDDDDNCRGFLEWDASALSRSGTTVHYKGALWQNNKWNKGEEPGVSSDWTSIRTCKSKKVKRSCNGFPTFVKGALNRPGNTVQHDNKLYQANHWTQTSTPDDTEAWSLLGDC, encoded by the exons ATGACACCAAGCGCCGCGCGTTTGTGCTGTGTGCCTGGACCCCCTGTCAATCCTTCGTCATCCCGGTTCACTTTACCAGAGGCCCGCCCAATTGTTAAAAGAACTCTTGTGAG GGTGAACCAGGAGTCACTCTGGTTCTGGATCCGGAAACCGTTCGCAGACTCAAATATTCGAAAAATCCACCCAAAAGAGCCACTTTTGCCCACACTAGTCTACCTAGGCTCC TACTCGGGAACCGCTCGAACACCCTCTAGTCATGCGTTCTTCTCTTCTGTCCTCACTGTCTCGCTTGTCGCGGTGGCCGCTGGTTTGGCCATTAACCGTGGCGTCGATGTCGATGTCGAAACTCCTATTGATATCAAAGAAGCCTGCCGAGGCTTGACGATTTGGCATCCAGATGGGTTCTACCGCTCCGGGACAACAGTCAGATACC ACGGCCACATGTGGCAGTGCACTCGCTGGAACCAGGGT AAGGAGAACCCCGAAGAGTCGGATGTCTGGCGTGACCTTGGAGCTTGCGATCCCGACGTGAAGGACGGTCAAATGGTCCTTAGCAAGCGATCCGCCCCCCTCGAGGCCCgcgatgatgatgacgatgacgatgacaATTGTCGCGGATTCCTTGAATGGGATGCCAGCGCCCTATCCCGATCCGGCACTACTGTCCACTATA AGGGAGCACTGTGGCAGAACAACAAGTGGAACAAGGGT GAAGAGCCAGGTGTATCCTCGGACTGGACTTCCATTCGCACCTGTAAATCGAAAAAAGTCAAGCGCTCGTGCAATGGATTCCCAACTTTCGTGAAGGGGGCCCTCAACCGTCCGGGTAATACTGTTCAACACG ACAATAAATTATACCAGGCCAACCACTGGACCCAG ACATCGACTCCAGATGACACTGAGGCATGGTCTCTGCTTGGAGACTGCTAG
- a CDS encoding neutrophil cytosol factor 2: MSLKLELETWASAVKAYDEENFEEALQIFARIAESSKILTNMGLIYATVGEHEAAVQHFREAVGLDKYLAVAYFQCGVSNFLLGRYEEAYQDFDEALLYLRGNQAINYEQLGLKFRLYSAEVLFNKGLCFIYMGRLDNGLQEMREAQRVKVTEEHGVIDDAIQDQGEGYTVFSIPVGVLYRPSESKLKNVKAKDYLGKAQLIAASDANDAFTTFTGVTRLQKGQTPSGAPITDGRPLPALSRSVTTAARVETAPESKAPEPPKPSAPHCKRARPLALEALLDSPVQPLAWVQAVLVYQETLVLLQGCRELPARLPLFLGLQAQAAAVVVSMVEGEALHQPTTVTINAYWRRFSYEPPAEPRGELPRDRDRERDREPPISAARSPRGAARMTDFYDDYIGAYEDPAPPIPDKVATWAAQTKGAPPPPSMSMPPSRAPSVTGGAVAVDTIADMSNAISVTMNARGRLLAQEEEGYVSGDYEYSEAPFEMTKIRVKLHYKDDVRGMAISPDMRFEEFLEKVSAKFGRQLGTLGLKFKDEDGGRVSMRDDGDYDLAVETAREAAKGRAEGKLEIWCVDE, translated from the exons ATGTCTCTCAAG CTCGAACTCGAAACCTGGGCCAGTGCCGTCAAGGCATACGATGAAGAAAACTTCGAGGAAGCCCTCCAAATATTCGCG CGCATAGCCGAATCCTCCAAGATCCTCACCAATATGGGCCTTATATATGCAACTGTCGGAGAACACGAAGCCGCTGTCCAACATTTTCGCGAAGCCGTAGGCCTCGACAAGTACCTCGCTGTCGCGTACTTCCAGTGCGGCGTCAGTAACTTTCTCCTTGGACGCTACGAGGAAGCGTATCAAGACTTTGACGAGGCCTTGCTCTATCTCAGAGGCAACCAAGCCAT CAATTATGAGCAACTTGGCCTCAAATTCCGTCTATACTCTGCCGAAGTCCTGTTTAACAA GGGGTTGTGCTTTATCTATATGGGCCGCCTTGACAATGGGCTTCAGGAGATGCGTGAAGCACAACGGGTCAAGGTGACTGAAGAGCATGGCGTAATCGACGATGCTATTCAGGATCAGGGAGAGGGTTACACAGTCTTCTCCATC CCGGTCGGCGTTCTTTACCGTCCCTCTGAGTCCAAGTTGAAAAACGTGAAGGCCAAGGATTATCTCGGCAAGGCGCAGCTGATCGCGGCCTCCGACGCCAACGATGCTTTCACGACATTCACTGGCGTAACTCGTCTTCAGAAAGGCCAAACACCATCTGGTGCACCTATAACGGACGGTCGACCCCTCCCTGCCCTCTCGCGATCGGTCACCACTGCAGCTCGTGTTGAAACAGCACCGGAGTCGAAAGCTCCTGAGCCCCCGAAGCCGTCGGCACCGCATTGCAAAAGAGCGCGACCATTGGCCCTGGAAGCGTTGCTCGACAGCCCGGTTCAGCCCCTGGCTTGGGTGCAGGCAGTCCTGGTTTATCAAGAAACCCTAGTTCTGCTGCAGGGTTGTCGAGAGCTCCCAGCTCGGCTGCCGCTCTTTCTAGGACTACAAGCGCAAGCGGCAGCGGTGGTAGTGTCAAtggtggagggggaggccCTCCACCA GCCCACCACGGTTACCATCAATGCCTACTGGCGGCGATTCTCTTATGAGCCCCCAGCGGAGCCCCGCGGAGAGCTTCCTCGCGACCGGGATCGTGAACGTGACCGCGAGCCTCCAATAAGCGCGGCCAGGAGCCCGAGAGGCGCAGCTCGCATGACCGACTTCTACGACGACTACATTGGGGCGTACGAAGATCCGGCACCTCCTATCCCCGACAAGGTCGCCACATGGGCTGCCCAGACCAAAGGGGCCCCGCCTCCTCCTTCCATGTCGATGCCCCCGTCTCGTGCTCCTTCAGTTACTGGAGGCGCCGTGGCGGTGGATACGATCGCGGATATGAGCAACGCGATCAGCGTCACGATGAACGCTCGCGGCCGCCTCCTAGCTC aggaggaggaaggctATGTCAGTGGTGACTATGAATACTCGGAGGCGCCCTTCGAGATGACCAAGATCCGAGTCAAG TTGCACTACAAGGATGATGTTCGAGGAATGGCTATTTCTCCGGACATGCGTTTTGAAGAGTTTTTGGAAAAAGTTTCTGCCAAATTTGGTCGTCAACTTGGAaccttgggattgaaattcAAAGACGAGGATGGCGGCAGAGTGTCTATGCGCGATGATGGTGACTACGATCTTGCCGTAGAGACCGCCCGCGAGGCGGCCAAGGGCCGAGCTGAGGGCAAGCTAGAAATTTG GTGTGTCGACGAGTAA
- a CDS encoding CFEM domain protein, translated as MSAGGIKFDLEKLRIRRREPASVPSSSPDQRLYKRARLDEGAALLVAFSLLSIIMKSVFAFAALFAAYAAAQTTTSSAAPLLALAIFACWMHWNHGIPTSRLDMPPVPMPERGSSATALQSQLCGAAGSGSSTAPTASETETEVSGTVSSSGTASVPATGTATTPAGTTTHTTTRPTTSATSPRPTSSSATGTPTGAANSASAPFDFAATGAWAAVALGGAVVAQLAL; from the exons ATGAGTGCGGGCGGAATCAAATTCGACCTGGAGAAATTGAGAATTCGAAGAAGGGAGCCCGCATCAGTGCCTTCTTCATCGCCCGACCAGAGGTTATATAAACGCGCCCGGTTGGACGAGGGGGCTGCATTGTTGGTTGCTTTCTCACTTTTGTCCATCATCATGAAGTCTGTCTTTGCTTTCGCTGCCTTGTTCGCTGCCTACGCCGCCGCACAGACCACCACGTCGTCGGCCGCTCCCCTATTAGCACTGGCGATATTCGCC TGCTGGATGCACTGGAAT CATGGAATTCCAACAAGCCGCCTTGACATGCCTCCAGTCCCAATGCCCGAACGAGGTAGCTCTGCTACGGCCTTGCAATCGCAACTTTGTGGAGCAGCTG GTTCTGGTAGCTCGACCGCCCCTACTGCATCTGAGACCGAGACCGAGGTCTCTGGTACGGTTTCTTCCTCGGGAACGGCTAGCGTACCTGCTACGGGCACTGCTACCACTCCTGCTGGCACTACTACTCATACCACAACCCGCCCTACTACTTCTGCCACGAGCCCCAGGCCCACTTCCTCGAGCGCCACTGGCACCCCAACTGGCGCAGCCAATTCCGCCAGCGCTCCGTTCGATTTTGCCGCCACTGGTGCCTGGGCTGCTGTTGCTCTCGGAGGTGCTGTCGTTGCCCAGCTTGCTCTCTAA
- a CDS encoding Zinc-binding dehydrogenase — protein MAQQHKASLLLQKHGKLEVGTRPTPVPHGTQALVKVTATARLDGAGIIHAVGPDVTDFKVGDRVTFQGPFNPADQASFQEFTIVETDIITKTPENINDDQASTIPTGAFTAYSGLFQRSGVAPPLNGPTAIGKSVLILGGSSSVGQYAIQFARIAGFSHIVTTASSQHASLLKSLGATHVCDRSADAQTIQSAFPATSPVSLVFDTISIESTQTLAFDVLGTPSPVPNARVSILHFPAESLKEKIAEGKIVVDQIYGSTQMFRDMSAPFWKKIGQWIEGGEFVPNHVQLVNGGLGGIPEALDLSRKGVSGVKLVVRPQE, from the exons ATGGCTCAGCAACACAAAGCATCTCTTTTGCTTCAAAAGCACGGAAAGCTCGAAGTCGGGACTCGCCCGACCCCCGTCCCACACGGGACACAAGCGCTCGTAAAGGTCACCGCCACCGCCA GGCTCGATGGGGCTGGCATTATTCACGCCGTTGGCCCAGATGTAACGGACTTTAAGGTTGGAGATAGAGT AACTTTTCAGGGACCATTCAATCCAGCGGACCAGGCGTCGTTCCAGGAATTCACTATTGTCGAGACCGACATCATCACTAAGACCCCGGAAAACATCAATGACGACCAGGCCTCAACTATCCCTACGGGTGCTTTCACCGCTTATAGTGGCCTATTTCAGAGGTCGGGTGTCGCCCCCCCTTTGAACGGACCAACCGCCATCGGAAAATCAGTTTTGATCTTGGGAGGAAGCTCGTCAGTTGGACAATATG CTATCCAGTTCGCACGCATTGCCGGGTTTTCTCATATCGTCACCACTGCATCTTCTCAACATGCCAGCCTCCTCAAATCACTTGGTGCCACTCATGTCTGCGACCGCAGTGCCGACGCTCAGACTATCCAATCTGCCTTTCCTGCGACCTCTCCCGTTTCCTTAGTTTTCGACACGATTTCCATAGAATCCACGCAAACTCTTGCATTCGATGTCTTGGGCACTCCTTCCCCAGTGCCAAATGCGCGGGTCTCGATCTTGCACTTCCCGGCTGAGTCTCTGAAGGAAAAGATCGCTGAGGGAAAGATCGTTGTCGACCAAATATACGGAAGCACCCAGATGTTCCGAGATATGAGCGCCCCGTTCTGGAAAAAAATTGGTCAGTGGATCGAAGGAGGGGAGTTTGTCCCCAACCACGTTCAGCTTGTAAATGGTGGCCTGGGTGGAATACCAGAGGCTTTGGACTTGTCTCGAAAGGGCGTCAGCGGCGTAAAGCTGGTTGTTCGTCCTCAAGAGTAG
- a CDS encoding Zinc-binding dehydrogenase, whose product MVQQHNASILPQKHGKLEVSTRPTPTPQGTQALVKVTAAAINSIDWKIVDYGVFIEKFPAVLGFDGAGVIHAVGPNVTNFMTGDRVLFQGGFRADYASYQEYALVETDIIAKIPDKINDDQASTVPVCAFTAYLSLFQRTGITAPLNGPTAIEKPVLILGGSSSVGQFAIQLARVAGFSPIVTTASSQHTELLKSLGATHVFDRDADVQTIQSAFGAPIGLAVDTISNDSTQSLAFDILTTPSPALGARLNIVTPQTDTLKEKNKGDVIVVEQVYGSSEMFKDMSVPFWKKVGRWIEGGELVPNRVQLVDGGLAGIPEALSLSRKGISGVKLVVHPQM is encoded by the exons ATGGTCCAACAACACAATGCATCTATTTTACCCCAAAAGCATGGAAAACTCGAAGTTAGTACTCGTCCCACTCCAACCCCACAAGGGACGCAAGCACTCGTGAAGGTTACTGCCGCTGCTA TCAATTCCATAGACTGGAAG ATTGTTGACTATGGTGTCTTTATCGAGAAATTTCCGGCCGTCCTGGGATTCGACGGCGCCGGTGTCATTCACGCTGTTGGCCCAAATGTAACCAACTTCATGACTGGAGATAGAGT GCTTTTCCAGGGAGGATTTAGAGCCGATTACGCGTCTTACCAGGAATATGCACTTGTCGAGACGGACATCATTGCCAAGATCCCAGATAAGATCAATGACGACCAGGCATCGACAGTTCCTGTGTGCGCCTTCACTGCTTATCTTAGTTTATTCCAGAGAACAGGTATCACTGCTCCATTGAACGGGCCGACTGCTATTGAAAAACCGGTGCTGATTTTGGGAGGGAGCTCGTCGGTCGGGCAGTTTG CCATTCAACTTGCACGCGTCGCCGGCTTCTCCCCGATTGTTACCACCGCATCTTCTCAACATACCGAGCTCCTCAAATCGCTTGGTGCTACTCATGTTTTCGATCGCGATGCTGACGTCCAAACTATTCAGTCGGCTTTTGGAGCCCCTATTGGTCTTGCTGTTGACACCATTTCTAACGACTCTACTCAATCACTTGCATTCGACATCTTAACCACCCCTTCCCCTGCCCTAGGCGCTCGTCTCAATATTGTAACCCCTCAAACAGACACTTTAAAGGAGAAGAACAAAGGAGACGTAATTGTCGTAGAACAAGTATATGGAAGCTCCGAAATGTTCAAGGATATGAGTGTTCCATTCTGGAAAAAGGTCGGTCGGTGGATCGAAGGAGGGGAGCTGGTCCCCAATCGAGTCCAACTCGTGGACGGTGGTCTGGCTGGAATACCGGAAGCTTTGAGTTTGTCTCGAAAGGGCATCAGCGGTGTGAAGTTGGTTGTTCATCCACAAATGTAG
- a CDS encoding aspartyl protease yields MRSSHSFILTILALGYSALAAPLAGQNKGITVPLFKRSYGSSLAKDGVIVPTALTAFARQVQTKYARGNAAYKKKTGKALFANLEHSLARRQNEALTDESGELWAGQITIGTPAQSFLVDFDTGSADIWVPNSSCNSGGCSGHNSYDPSESSTSVSESGDFSIQYGDGSTSSGPIYTDTVTVAGLAANNQYFSAVTSESESFASDPSDGLVGLAFSSISQIGQPTIIQNLYSSGVISEPTFGFKLASSGAELYIGGADESLYTGDITYSPLTSESYWLTTGSAAVDGSSAYSGGMIIDSGTTLIVGPADSVASFWSAVDGAEACDSSVCGGDGYYTFSCSNPPNIAFEFNGASFAMSSSSLSIGTTDSSGSTCVGSIMATSSVPDNAWIVGDAFMTNVYSVFDQANSQVGFANLA; encoded by the exons ATGCGTTCCTCACACAGTTTTATTCTCACCATCTTGGCTCTGGGCTATTCTGCTTTGGCTGCACCTCTTGCTGGCCAAAATAAAGGTATTACTGTCCCATTGTTCAAGCGAAGCTATGGCAGTTCGCTGGCAAAAGATGGTGTAATTGTCCCCACTGCGTTGACTGCTTTTGCGAGACAAGTTCAGAC GAAATACGCCCGAGGAAACGCAGCATATAAGAAGAAAACTGGCAAAGCCCTGTTTGCCAATCTGGAGCACTCCCTCGCAAGGCGCCAAAACGAAGCACTTACCGACGAGAGCGGAGAGC TATGGGCCGGCCAAATTACCATAGGCACCCCTGCCCAATCATTTCTGGTAGACTTCGATAC TGGGTCGGCTGATATCTGGGTTCCCAACTCGTCCTGTAACTCCGGAGGATGCTCCGGCCACAATTCCTACGATCCGTCTGAATCATCAACATCTGTGTCCGAGTCCGGTGATTTTAGCATTCAATATGGAGATGGAAGCACATCTTCCGGCCCGATCTACACCGACACAGTGACTGTAGCAGGACTGGCAGCTAACAA TCAATACTTCTCCGCCGTGACATCCGAGTCCGAAAGCTTTGCCTCTGACCCCAGCGATGGTTTGGTGGGACTCGCATTCTCATCTATATCTCAAATTGGCCAACCTACAATTATCCAAAATCTGTATTCGTCTGGAGTTATCTCCGAACCCACCTTTGGGTTCAAGCTAGCTTCCTCGGGTGCCGAGTTGTACATTGGAGGGGCGGATGAATCGCTTTATACAGGTGATATTACATATTCACCGTTGACCAGCGAATCCTACTGGTTGACTACTGGGAGTGCCGCTGTTGATGGATCCAGTGCATATTCTGGTGGGATGATCATCGATTCAGGTACAACCTTGATCGTCGGTCCGGCTGATTCCGTGGCATCCTTCTGGAGCGCAGTAGACGGCGCCGAGGCCTGCGACTCCAGTGTATGTGGCGGGGATGGGTATTACACTTTCAGCTGCTCTAACCCTCCAAACATTGCCTTTGAGTTTAATGGGGCATCTTTTGCCATGTCAAGCTCGAGTTTGAGCA TCGGTACCACTGACAGTTCGGGATCGACTTGTGTTGGTTCAATCATGGCCACTAGCTCGGTCCCTGATAACGCTTGGATTGTCGGCGATGCGTTTATGACCAACGTTTACAGTGTATTTGATCAAGCCAACTCCCAAGTTGGGTTTGCTAACCTTGCTTAG
- a CDS encoding protein RER1 has product MMNDDGDQSPFTLPPALQPLEAKYLEYQRKYQQLVDRTTPHMLYRWLSTGGLVVLFLLRIVFAQGWYIVCYAHAIYLLNLLLAFLQPKFDPSLAQDLRADEIEEGGEPEASTYENAYDGGGRRTGKDEEFRPFIRRLPEWQFWLSATRATVFAILATLFEAFDVPVYWPILVIYFFILFGITMKRQIRHMIKYKYVPFDIGRKATYGAK; this is encoded by the exons ATGATGAACGACGATGGCGACCAATCCCCATTCACTCTGCCCCCAGCATTGCAGCCGCTTGAGGCCAAGTACTTGGAATATCAGCGAAAATACCAGCAGCTTGTGGATCGCACGACCCCGCATATGCTTTATAGATGGCTGTCAACTGGTGGCTTGGTTGTGCTATTTCTACTGCGGATCGTATTTGCCCAAGGA TGGTATATCG TGTGCTACGCACATGCTATCTATCTACTCAACTTGCTCCTAGCATTCCTACAACCCAAATTTGATCCTAGCCTCGCACAGGATCTGCGTGCAGACGAAATCGAAGAGGGAGGAGAACCTGAAG CTTCTACTTATGAAAATGCGTACGATGGAGGAGGCAGGCGCACAGGAAAAGACGAAGAATTCCGCCCATTCATTCGCCGGCTTCCAGAATGGCAATTCTG GCTATCTGCAACAAGAGCAACTGTGTTCGCAATCTTGGCTACACTGTTCGAGGCGTTTGATGTGCCTGTGTATTGGCCGATCCTGGTTATCTATTTCTTCATCCTGTTCGGTATTACCATGAAGAGACAGATTCG CCATATGATCAAGTACAAATATGTGCCATTTGACATTGGTCGCAAGGCAACGTATGGGGCGAAATAG
- a CDS encoding WD40 repeat protein has product MAQTTTSDRLPTTRPTAPSTWRATRHLTPLPRPPVDPELDAPPKMGPDGRIIKKVRPRRTIDLWAGVARWEMIKKVKPVGARVPVLKPAASYIIDMLPPKAYTDDIATSITTKFVHTSTNKVRCPVNCVVWTPEGRRILTGSTSGEFTLWNGLTFNFETILQAHDNAIRALAFSHLGDISSAPTIWRIKYYQPI; this is encoded by the exons ATGGCTCAAACAACCACGTCGGATCGTCTGCCAACCACTCGACCTACTGCACCATCGACATGGAGAGCCACTCGACATTTAactcctcttcctcgaccTCCTGTCGACCCTGAATTAGACGCGCCTCCCAAAATGGGACCTGATGGTCGAATAATCAAGAAGGTCAGACCACGACGGACGATTGACTTATGGGCAGGAGTAGCTCGATGGGAAATG ATTAAAAAAGTAAAGCCCGTTGGCGCGCGGGTACCTGTTCTAAAGCCAGCAGCATCGTACATAATAGAT ATGCTTCCTCCGAAAGCATATACAGATGACATAGCCACGAGCATAACCACTAAATTCGTTCACACGAGTACGAATAAAGTGCGATGCCCGGTCAACTGTGTTGTT TGGACTCCTGAAGGGAGACGCATCTTGACAGGCTCAACCAGCGGCGAATTCACCCTCTGGAACGGACTCACATTCAACTTTGAGACCATTCTTCAGGCCCACGACAATGCCATTCGAGCGCTCGCATTTTCTCATCTGGGGGATATCTCATCAGCGCCGACCATCTGGCGTATCAAGTATTATCAACCAATATGA
- a CDS encoding polyadenylation factor subunit 2, translating to MAPCPPRSLGLWGRRGLHLFLDTIVIYSECTAGYNGSSTRIKRLGSRVPPLGHILCTGSNDHTTRFWCRDRPGEGLSGTATSAMEESTEDDGYDALPGFGMASSGMNMTGQDGGQGGMEWEVGNVRPGTGAWGTQGGDEFIPGFGKSTLPASNDNGGSGSGRAPPPPGFGMDDVYDNRGGGGRGGYGDRDYSGHQRGGRGDGRRGGRGGRRWD from the coding sequence ATGGCACCCTGTCCACCACGATCTCTTGGTCTCTGGGGGCGCAGAGGGCTCCATTTATTTCTGGACACTATCGTCATCTACTCCGAGTGCACCGCGGGCTACAATGGATCAAGCACACGAATCAAACGTCTGGGCTCTCGCGTACCACCCCTAGGACATATCTTATGCACCGGCTCTAATGACCACACCACCCGATTCTGGTGTCGTGACCGGCCCGGCGAGGGTCTTAGTGGTACCGCCACCAGTGCGATGGAGGAGAGCACTGAGGATGACGGGTACGATGCGTTGCCCGGATTTGGTATGGCGAGCTCCGGGATGAATATGACAGGTCAGGATGGAGGGCAAGGTGGAATGGAATGGGAAGTGGGCAATGTGCGACCAGGGACCGGTGCTTGGGGCACGCAGGGAGGTGATGAATTTATCCCTGGTTTTGGCAAGTCCACATTACCTGCTAGCAATGACAATGGTGGAAGTGGATCTGGACGTGCTCCTCCACCGCCTGGCTTCGGCATGGATGATGTATACGACAACCGTGGAGGGGGCGGACGTGGTGGATATGGTGATCGGGATTATAGTGGTCACCAACGTGGTGGTCGGGGCGATGGCAGGCGCGGTGGGCGAGGCGGTCGTCGTTGGGATTAA
- a CDS encoding RNA recognition motif protein: protein MSLSLAERLGIPTNRAKAAEGRQVSGSRKSPYERPSPPRDTESQWKHDKFAEVNDIAGGVLGARLFTGTTRSGSSATGKTRVAVDNARLLRALGEANASNGNEARPTATKSGSGLEIRGASTGTTIEVRELVPGTTSADVKEIFQQHGEILSHKEVKPLPQGHTPDSVTVRLKFATQKSAEAVVAAYNGQKADGRVLSVKICDAPLVQGTATLLSLGGKIDKSVDILAQPETGSKMYSDALVNDPGAIVLTAPSGPAGRGRGGRRGRGRGRGARGSGMDVD from the exons ATGAGTCTTTCCCTAGCTGAGCGCCTCGGCATACCTACGAACCGAGCTAAAGCAGCAGAAGGCCGACAGGTTTCTGGATCCCGTAAAAGCCCATAT GAGCGTCCTTCACCGCCACGGGATACTGAAAGCCAATGGAAGCATGACAAGTTTGCAGAAGTAAACGATATTGCTGGAGGTGTTCTGGGTGCTCGGCTCTTTACTGGCACTACCCGTTCCGGCTCCTCCGCGACTGGGAAGACTCGCGTTGCGGTCGATAACGCCAGACTTCTGCGTGCTCTCGGAGAAGCAAATGCTAGCAATGGAAACGAAGCTCGTCCCACCGCTACAAAGTCGGGATCAGGATTGGAAATCCGCGGGGCGAGCACTGGCACCACCATCGAGGTTCGGGAACTGGTGCCTGGTACGACCAGCGCTGACGTCAAG GAAATATTCCAGCAACATGGCGAGATTCTGAGCCACAAAGAAGTCAAACCACTCCCACAGGGTCATACTCCGGATAGCGTAACTGTGCGCCTCAAGTTTGCAACGCAAAAGTCGGCAGAGGCTGTAGTAGCAGCCTATAACGGACAAAAAGCCGATGGGCGTGTGCTCTCGGTTAAAATATGCGACGCACCATTGGTGCAAGGAACCGCCACGTTGTTGTCGTTAGGAGGAAAGATAGATAAATCTGTGGACATCTTGGCCCAGCCAGAGACCGGCAG CAAAATGTATTCTGATGCCTTAGTCAATGATCCTGGTGCAATCGTTCTCACCGCGCCCTCCGGACCTGCCGGGCGTGGTCGTGGTGGTCGTCGCGGTCGCGGACGTGGTCGAGGAGcccgtggaagtggcatgGATGTTGATTAA